From Methanofollis sp., the proteins below share one genomic window:
- a CDS encoding DUF116 domain-containing protein, with amino-acid sequence MFFTASLWNDLMMLIGEITVFLIVGMLIGSVLVMIVAGLSIQSGQFYFPRLMTSGMVLLEGMIKGMCRFFGFDDKDLIQFFIRLHNTMNMKNFVETPVEKRAIFLPQCLRSARCPAHLTPEGLSCRRCGQCDIGRDIDRLQAMGYQVFIVPGSTFMKRIIKKYRPEAIIGVGCLMEVKEGLELCDRIGMVVMGVVTMKDGCVETVLNWDELLEIASTGVTAPDSQ; translated from the coding sequence ATGTTTTTCACGGCCTCGCTCTGGAACGACCTGATGATGCTCATCGGAGAGATCACGGTCTTCCTGATCGTCGGGATGCTCATCGGTTCCGTCCTGGTGATGATCGTCGCCGGTCTCTCCATCCAGAGCGGGCAGTTCTATTTCCCGCGCCTGATGACGAGTGGGATGGTCCTCCTCGAGGGCATGATCAAGGGGATGTGCAGGTTCTTCGGCTTCGACGACAAGGACCTCATCCAGTTCTTCATCAGGCTCCACAACACGATGAACATGAAGAATTTTGTGGAGACTCCGGTCGAAAAGCGGGCGATCTTCCTGCCGCAGTGCCTGCGGTCGGCCAGGTGCCCGGCCCACCTCACGCCAGAGGGCCTCTCCTGCCGGCGGTGCGGGCAGTGCGATATCGGCAGGGACATCGACCGTCTCCAGGCGATGGGCTACCAGGTCTTCATCGTGCCGGGCTCCACCTTCATGAAGAGGATCATAAAGAAGTACCGCCCCGAGGCGATCATCGGTGTCGGGTGCCTGATGGAAGTAAAGGAGGGGCTCGAACTCTGCGACCGCATCGGCATGGTCGTGATGGGCGTTGTCACGATGAAGGACGGGTGCGTGGAGACCGTCCTCAACTGGGACGAACTCCTTGAGATCGCCTCCACCGGGGTCACTGCGCCTGATTCGCAATGA
- a CDS encoding polymer-forming cytoskeletal protein: MKVYQRGNTYIAPKGSYFDGNVHIPGDFIVPPETHFWGRLDVDGCLELGPSSTVGGDVTCRSGVIGRGVRIGGSLTVGEDVTISDDVVLGSVSAGGDIILRPGIKVGEVRSEATVYVYGSISSESLVGRNIKVIANQAQ; the protein is encoded by the coding sequence ATGAAGGTCTATCAGCGCGGGAACACCTACATCGCACCGAAAGGCTCTTATTTCGACGGGAACGTCCACATCCCCGGGGACTTCATCGTCCCGCCCGAGACCCATTTCTGGGGCCGCCTCGACGTCGACGGCTGCCTGGAACTCGGCCCCTCTTCGACCGTCGGCGGGGACGTCACCTGCCGGTCGGGTGTGATCGGTCGCGGGGTCAGGATCGGGGGGTCGCTCACGGTCGGGGAGGACGTGACCATCTCCGACGACGTCGTCCTGGGGTCTGTCTCTGCCGGAGGCGACATCATCCTGCGGCCTGGCATCAAGGTCGGCGAGGTGAGGAGCGAGGCCACAGTCTATGTCTATGGCAGTATCTCAAGCGAGAGCCTTGTCGGCAGGAACATAAAGGTCATTGCGAATCAGGCGCAGTGA
- a CDS encoding geranylgeranylglycerol-phosphate geranylgeranyltransferase, translating into MHGYVSITRPVNSVVAGLAGVLGYLIATGTVTPESASLIGIVALITAAGNVINDYCDAEIDAVNRPDRPIPAGKVSRRGALIYAALLFAAGNLLALTTNLSCLAIALFNSALLVLYAARLKGMPFVGNLAVAYLSASIFLFGGALAGPDGLAANLPVAGVTFLAMVAREVLKDAEDVEGDAAGGARTLPMVLGIPRTIVLAFAFAAAAMVLSMLPVFRWWGLPYLLAIGLLNAAVLLGAAGVRGCTTPACIRSSRVTSTLKKGMFLSLLVFTAAAVLL; encoded by the coding sequence ATGCACGGTTATGTCTCGATCACCCGCCCGGTCAACTCGGTCGTCGCCGGGCTTGCCGGGGTGCTCGGCTACCTCATCGCCACCGGAACGGTCACTCCGGAGTCCGCGTCCCTCATCGGGATCGTCGCCCTGATCACCGCCGCGGGCAATGTCATCAACGACTACTGCGACGCGGAGATCGACGCCGTCAACAGGCCTGACAGGCCGATACCCGCAGGGAAAGTCTCGCGCCGGGGCGCCCTCATCTATGCCGCCCTCCTCTTTGCGGCCGGCAACCTCCTCGCCCTGACGACAAACCTCTCCTGCCTTGCGATCGCCCTCTTCAACTCCGCCCTCCTGGTGCTGTACGCTGCACGCCTGAAGGGCATGCCCTTTGTCGGCAACCTGGCGGTCGCCTATCTCTCGGCCTCGATCTTCCTCTTCGGCGGCGCCCTTGCCGGGCCAGACGGCCTTGCGGCGAACCTCCCTGTTGCGGGGGTCACCTTCCTTGCGATGGTGGCGCGGGAAGTGCTCAAGGACGCCGAGGACGTGGAGGGCGACGCCGCCGGCGGGGCGCGGACCCTGCCGATGGTCCTCGGCATCCCCCGAACGATCGTCCTTGCCTTCGCCTTCGCCGCGGCCGCCATGGTCCTCTCCATGCTCCCGGTCTTCCGGTGGTGGGGCCTCCCGTACCTCCTTGCCATCGGCCTCCTCAATGCCGCCGTCCTCCTCGGCGCCGCAGGGGTGCGGGGGTGCACGACGCCGGCCTGCATCAGGTCGTCACGGGTCACCTCCACCCTGAAGAAAGGGATGTTCCTCTCCCTCCTCGTCTTTACGGCCGCTGCCGTCCTCCTCTGA